In Pseudomonas rhizosphaerae, one DNA window encodes the following:
- the metE gene encoding 5-methyltetrahydropteroyltriglutamate--homocysteine S-methyltransferase has protein sequence MALAHTLGFPRIGADRELKKALEAYWKGDIDQAALRQTGRELRACHWQLQAQAGIELLPVGDFAWYDQMLAHSAAFGVVPSRFAGALGADGRPTLDTLFAMARGAGACCGGAAGETRHALELTKWFDTNYHYLVPEFSADQRFVLSWEQLFEEVDEAIALGHKVKPVLIGPLTYLWLGKAKGAAFDKLDLLERLLPVYGEILSRLARQGVEWVQIDEPILGLDLPQDWKNAFERAYHILQYSPLKKLLATYFASLDDNLGLAAGLPVDGLHVDLVRAPEQLPAVLDRLPSYKVLSLGVVNGRNVWRCDLEAALEQLQQARARFGANLWVASSCSLLHSPVDVRREDRLDAELKSWLAFAVQKCEEIAVLAQALNTPDAPQVRQALAQSQAVQASRERSPRIHKPAVQARLAAVLPADCQRSSTFATRSEVQRAQLRLPAFPTTTIGSFPQTASIRLARQAYKAGKLSANDYTDAMHVEIRHAIQVQERLGLDVLVHGEAERNDMVEYFAEQLDGYLITRFGWVQSYGSRCVKPAVIYGDISRERAMTVDWITYAQRQTGKWVKGMLTGPVTLLMWSFAREDLPREVQARQLALAVRDEVQDLERAGIRIIQIDEAAFREGLPLRRAQWPAYLEWAVQAFRLCASGVADATQIHTHMCYSEFNDVIEAIAAMDADVITIETSRSDMELLQAFEAFEYPNDIGPGVYDIHSPRVPDTEQMLRLLTLAAARIPVERLWVNPDCGLKTRAWPETEAALVNMVAAARQARQRLA, from the coding sequence ATGGCACTGGCCCACACCCTCGGCTTTCCTCGCATCGGCGCCGACCGCGAACTGAAGAAGGCGCTCGAAGCGTATTGGAAAGGCGACATCGACCAGGCCGCGCTGCGCCAGACCGGCCGCGAGCTGCGTGCCTGCCACTGGCAGTTGCAAGCGCAGGCTGGCATCGAGCTGCTGCCGGTGGGCGACTTCGCCTGGTATGACCAGATGCTGGCCCATTCGGCCGCGTTCGGCGTAGTGCCCAGCCGCTTCGCAGGTGCCTTGGGCGCCGACGGCAGGCCTACGCTCGATACGCTGTTCGCCATGGCGCGTGGCGCCGGAGCCTGTTGCGGCGGTGCAGCGGGCGAGACCCGACATGCTCTGGAACTGACCAAGTGGTTCGATACCAACTACCACTACCTGGTGCCCGAATTCAGCGCTGACCAGCGTTTCGTGCTCAGTTGGGAGCAGCTGTTCGAAGAGGTCGACGAAGCCATCGCGCTTGGCCACAAGGTCAAGCCGGTGCTGATCGGGCCGCTGACCTACCTGTGGCTGGGCAAGGCCAAGGGCGCAGCCTTCGACAAGCTCGACCTGCTCGAACGACTGCTGCCGGTGTACGGTGAAATCCTTTCGCGCCTGGCCCGGCAAGGGGTGGAGTGGGTGCAGATCGACGAACCGATCCTGGGCCTGGATTTGCCCCAAGACTGGAAGAATGCGTTCGAGCGCGCCTACCACATTCTCCAGTACTCACCGCTCAAGAAGCTGCTGGCGACCTACTTCGCCAGCCTGGACGACAACCTCGGCCTGGCCGCAGGCCTGCCGGTGGACGGCCTGCACGTGGACCTGGTGCGTGCCCCCGAGCAACTGCCGGCAGTGCTCGACCGCCTGCCCAGCTACAAGGTTCTCTCGCTGGGCGTGGTCAACGGCCGCAACGTCTGGCGCTGTGACCTGGAGGCTGCATTGGAGCAGTTGCAGCAGGCCCGCGCGCGCTTCGGCGCCAACCTGTGGGTGGCCAGTTCCTGTTCGTTGCTGCACAGCCCGGTCGATGTGCGCCGTGAAGACCGCCTCGATGCCGAACTCAAGAGTTGGCTGGCCTTCGCCGTGCAGAAGTGCGAAGAAATCGCCGTGCTTGCCCAGGCGCTGAACACGCCCGATGCGCCCCAGGTGCGCCAGGCGCTGGCGCAAAGTCAGGCGGTGCAAGCCAGCCGCGAACGCTCACCGCGTATTCACAAGCCCGCCGTGCAAGCGCGGCTGGCCGCAGTGTTGCCGGCCGATTGCCAACGTTCGTCGACCTTCGCCACGCGCAGCGAAGTGCAGCGCGCTCAGTTGCGTTTGCCGGCATTTCCCACGACTACCATCGGCTCGTTCCCGCAGACCGCGTCGATCCGGCTGGCCCGGCAGGCTTACAAGGCCGGCAAGCTCTCGGCCAATGATTACACCGATGCGATGCATGTGGAGATTCGCCATGCGATCCAGGTCCAGGAGCGCTTGGGGCTGGATGTACTGGTGCATGGCGAGGCCGAACGCAACGACATGGTCGAGTACTTTGCCGAGCAGTTGGATGGCTATCTGATCACGCGTTTCGGCTGGGTACAAAGCTATGGTTCGCGCTGCGTCAAACCGGCAGTCATCTACGGCGACATCAGCCGTGAGCGCGCCATGACCGTGGACTGGATCACCTATGCCCAGCGGCAGACTGGCAAATGGGTCAAGGGCATGCTGACCGGCCCTGTCACGTTGTTGATGTGGTCGTTCGCCCGCGAGGACTTACCCCGGGAAGTGCAGGCCCGGCAGTTGGCCCTGGCGGTGCGCGACGAAGTGCAGGACCTGGAGCGCGCGGGTATTCGCATCATCCAGATCGACGAAGCAGCGTTTCGCGAGGGCCTGCCGCTGCGCCGGGCACAGTGGCCAGCCTACCTGGAATGGGCGGTGCAGGCGTTCAGGCTGTGCGCCAGTGGCGTGGCCGATGCCACGCAGATTCATACGCACATGTGCTACAGCGAATTCAACGACGTGATCGAGGCCATCGCCGCCATGGACGCGGATGTCATCACCATCGAGACCTCCCGTTCGGACATGGAGCTGTTGCAGGCCTTCGAGGCTTTCGAGTACCCGAACGACATCGGTCCGGGGGTGTACGACATCCATTCACCGCGGGTCCCGGACACCGAACAGATGCTGCGCTTGCTGACCCTGGCGGCAGCGCGCATCCCGGTCGAACGGTTGTGGGTCAACCCCGACTGTGGGCTCAAGACCCGTGCCTGGCCTGAAACCGAGGCGGCGCTGGTCAACATGGTGGCAGCCGCGCGCCAGGCCCGGCAGCGGCTGGCCTGA
- a CDS encoding alpha/beta fold hydrolase, whose protein sequence is MRLLVFLAALLCGQWVFAAARCDVDVPLQHAQLAQVSLAYQSIGRTQDPALLLVMGLGGQLIDWPDEVVSALCEQGFRVIRYDNRDVGLSTWSQPPPAVNLTIEVLRYKLGFAVSAPYSLTDMADDALGLMDTLQVQRFHVLGASMGGMIAQHLADRAPQRVQSLTLIMSSSGAPGLPEPRPALLQLLAKRSAPSRELALQQQADLLAALGSPQVADDRAELLHQAQVSYDRAFNPQGGQRQILAILAEPSRVALLNRLRVPTLVVHGTADPLLPVMHGVHLAAHIKGSQLRLIPGLAHRFQEAFKAPLLGAVLPYLAQQRQREGVLAGL, encoded by the coding sequence ATGCGTCTATTGGTGTTCCTGGCCGCGCTGCTGTGCGGTCAGTGGGTTTTTGCAGCTGCGCGCTGCGATGTCGATGTTCCGCTTCAACACGCTCAACTGGCTCAGGTCAGCCTGGCCTATCAAAGTATCGGACGCACCCAGGACCCAGCACTGCTGCTGGTAATGGGGCTGGGTGGCCAGTTGATCGATTGGCCCGACGAAGTGGTCAGCGCTCTGTGCGAGCAGGGTTTTCGGGTGATTCGCTACGACAATCGCGATGTCGGCCTGTCGACCTGGTCGCAGCCGCCGCCGGCGGTTAACCTGACCATCGAGGTGCTGCGCTACAAGCTGGGTTTTGCCGTATCGGCGCCCTACAGCCTGACCGACATGGCCGACGATGCGTTGGGCTTGATGGACACGCTGCAGGTGCAGCGCTTCCATGTGCTGGGTGCGAGCATGGGCGGGATGATTGCTCAGCACCTGGCCGATCGTGCGCCCCAGCGGGTTCAGAGCCTGACGCTGATCATGTCCAGCTCCGGTGCACCGGGCTTGCCCGAGCCGCGTCCAGCGTTGCTTCAGCTGCTGGCCAAGCGCAGCGCGCCGAGCCGGGAGTTGGCGCTGCAGCAGCAGGCTGACTTGCTGGCAGCGTTGGGGAGCCCGCAGGTCGCCGACGATCGCGCCGAGTTGCTGCACCAGGCGCAGGTGTCCTACGACCGTGCGTTCAATCCGCAAGGGGGGCAGCGGCAGATCCTGGCGATCCTGGCCGAGCCCAGCCGGGTGGCCTTGCTCAACCGCCTGCGGGTGCCGACGCTGGTGGTGCATGGCACGGCCGATCCGCTGCTGCCGGTGATGCATGGGGTGCATCTGGCGGCGCATATCAAGGGCAGCCAGTTGCGGCTGATACCGGGGTTGGCGCATCGCTTCCAGGAGGCCTTCAAGGCGCCGCTGTTGGGGGCGGTACTGCCGTACCTGGCGCAGCAGCGGCAGCGGGAAGGGGTGTTGGCGGGGTTGTAA
- a CDS encoding sigma-54-dependent transcriptional regulator, producing the protein MNALTVLIVEDDPHVLLGCQQALALEDIPSQGVASAEAALACIGDDFAGIVVSDIRLPGMDGLELLSQLKARDPSLPVVLITGHGDISMAVGAMRSGAYDFMEKPFSPERLVDVVRRALEQRGLAREVSSLRRQLAERSSLEGRIIGRSPAMQNLRELIANVADTSANVLIEGETGTGKELVARCLHDFSRRQPQPFVALNCGGLPEQLFESEIFGHEANAFTGAGKRRIGKIEHADQGTLFLDEVESMPIPLQIKLLRVLQERTLERLGSNQSIAVDCRLIAATKSDLDALSRQNQFRSDLYYRLNVVTLELPPLRERREDILELFQHFLQLAALRFDREPPELDAQTVSRLMSHDWPGNVRELRNVAERYALGLPAFKKSDAASVVSLGFSEAVEAFERNLLTEALQRTAGNLSQASQELGMAKTTLFDKVKKYGLN; encoded by the coding sequence ATGAACGCCTTGACCGTCCTGATCGTCGAAGACGACCCCCATGTACTGCTCGGCTGCCAGCAGGCCCTGGCGCTGGAAGACATTCCCAGCCAGGGCGTGGCCAGTGCCGAGGCCGCGCTGGCGTGCATCGGCGACGACTTCGCCGGCATCGTCGTCAGCGATATCCGCCTGCCCGGCATGGACGGCCTGGAACTGCTGAGTCAACTCAAGGCGCGTGACCCCAGCCTGCCAGTGGTGCTGATCACCGGCCATGGCGACATCTCCATGGCCGTGGGTGCCATGCGTAGCGGCGCCTACGACTTCATGGAAAAGCCCTTCTCGCCCGAACGCCTGGTGGACGTGGTCCGCCGCGCGCTGGAGCAGCGCGGCCTGGCCCGCGAGGTCAGCTCGTTGCGTCGGCAACTGGCCGAGCGCAGTTCCCTGGAAGGTCGCATCATCGGTCGCTCGCCGGCCATGCAGAACCTGCGCGAGCTGATCGCCAATGTTGCCGACACCTCGGCCAACGTGCTGATCGAAGGCGAAACCGGCACCGGCAAGGAATTGGTCGCCCGCTGCCTGCATGACTTCAGCCGGCGCCAACCGCAACCGTTCGTGGCGCTCAACTGCGGTGGGCTGCCGGAACAGTTGTTCGAAAGCGAGATTTTCGGTCACGAGGCCAATGCCTTCACCGGCGCCGGCAAGCGCCGCATCGGCAAGATCGAACACGCCGACCAGGGCACGCTGTTTCTCGACGAAGTGGAAAGCATGCCAATCCCGCTGCAGATCAAGCTGCTACGGGTGCTGCAGGAGCGCACCCTGGAGCGCTTGGGTTCAAACCAGAGCATTGCCGTGGATTGCCGGCTGATCGCTGCCACCAAGTCGGATCTGGACGCGTTGAGCCGGCAGAACCAGTTCCGAAGCGATCTGTATTACCGCCTCAACGTGGTCACGCTGGAGCTGCCGCCACTGCGCGAGCGTCGTGAGGACATTCTCGAGCTGTTCCAGCATTTCCTGCAGCTGGCCGCCTTGCGCTTCGACCGCGAGCCGCCGGAACTCGATGCGCAGACAGTGTCGCGCCTGATGAGCCACGACTGGCCCGGCAACGTCCGCGAACTGCGCAACGTGGCCGAGCGCTATGCGTTGGGCCTACCGGCCTTCAAGAAGAGCGATGCGGCCAGCGTGGTCAGCCTGGGCTTTTCCGAAGCGGTGGAGGCGTTCGAGCGTAACTTGCTGACCGAGGCTCTGCAGCGAACCGCGGGCAACCTCAGCCAGGCCAGCCAGGAGCTGGGTATGGCCAAGACCACCCTGTTCGACAAGGTCAAGAAGTACGGATTGAACTGA
- a CDS encoding sensor histidine kinase: MKCLPATKPDLIVKPRLIRQLFLPPLILLLTLGLGYVGFLVSEHNSIRALSENGERQLELHARAVESEITKYTYLPSLLELEDSVSTLLNDPDGEHRQAVNDYLEGLNRRSRSRAIYVLDTTGRVQATSNWRDADSFLGEDLSFRGYFQAAIRGQPGRFYGIGSTTGEPGYFLAHGLEEHGKLIGVAVIKVRLEALEERWQKARLEAFVSDENGIIILSSDPARRLKSVRPLTPEIKERLARSLQYYWWPLNELEPLARQRLADGVELLTFATHTDKPGKDINVTYLSQSRRLADTPWRFTLLTSMQELRHEAIVQGVLVAVAFALLAFLLIAWNERRKVLATRLAAREALEQANSHLERRIAERTQDLRASNERLKGQIRERRQAEETLRKAQDELVQAGKLAAIGQMSTSIAHELNQPLAALRTLSGNTVRFLERGALDTASTNLSTMNELIDRMGRITASLRSFARRGDDKGQASLGKALDGALQVLASRIEASHLSVQRTCAELQLAIDQTRLEQILVNLIGNALDATAGASEPTLWLDGRMEGERYALRVRDNGHGIDVETRKHLFEPFFTTKPGDHGLGLGLTLSASLAAAAGGNLAVEHPADGGTTFILSLPLAAASPSESP, encoded by the coding sequence ATGAAATGCCTGCCCGCCACAAAGCCTGACCTGATCGTGAAGCCCCGCCTGATTCGCCAACTGTTCCTGCCGCCATTGATCCTGCTGTTGACGCTGGGCCTGGGCTACGTGGGCTTTCTGGTCAGCGAGCACAACAGTATTCGTGCCCTGTCCGAGAACGGCGAGCGGCAGCTCGAACTGCACGCGCGTGCGGTCGAAAGCGAAATCACCAAGTACACCTACCTGCCCAGCCTGCTGGAGCTCGAAGACAGCGTCTCGACCCTGCTCAACGACCCCGACGGCGAACATCGCCAAGCGGTCAACGACTACCTGGAAGGCCTGAACCGGCGCAGCCGCAGCCGCGCCATCTATGTGCTCGACACCACCGGCCGCGTGCAGGCCACCAGCAACTGGCGCGATGCCGACAGTTTTCTCGGCGAAGACCTGTCTTTTCGCGGTTACTTCCAGGCAGCGATCCGCGGCCAGCCCGGCCGTTTCTACGGCATCGGCAGCACCACCGGCGAGCCAGGCTACTTCCTCGCCCATGGCCTGGAAGAACACGGCAAGTTGATCGGCGTGGCCGTGATCAAGGTGCGCCTGGAGGCCCTCGAGGAACGCTGGCAGAAAGCGCGCCTGGAGGCCTTCGTCAGCGACGAGAACGGCATCATCATCCTTTCCAGCGATCCGGCGCGGCGGTTGAAATCGGTGCGCCCGCTGACCCCGGAAATCAAGGAACGCCTGGCGCGCAGCCTGCAGTATTACTGGTGGCCGCTCAACGAGCTCGAACCCCTGGCCCGTCAGCGCCTGGCCGACGGCGTGGAGCTGCTCACCTTCGCCACCCACACCGACAAGCCGGGCAAGGACATCAACGTCACCTACCTGTCGCAGTCGCGGCGCCTGGCCGACACGCCCTGGCGCTTCACCCTGTTGACGTCCATGCAGGAACTGCGGCACGAAGCCATCGTCCAGGGCGTGCTGGTGGCCGTGGCCTTTGCCTTGCTGGCATTTCTGCTGATCGCCTGGAACGAACGGCGCAAGGTCCTGGCCACCCGCCTGGCCGCCCGTGAAGCCCTGGAACAGGCCAACAGCCATCTGGAACGGCGCATCGCCGAGCGCACCCAGGACCTGCGTGCCAGCAACGAACGCCTCAAGGGCCAGATTCGGGAGCGCCGCCAGGCCGAGGAAACCCTGCGCAAGGCGCAGGACGAGCTGGTCCAGGCAGGCAAGCTGGCCGCCATCGGGCAGATGTCGACCAGCATCGCCCACGAGCTCAACCAGCCGCTGGCAGCGCTGCGCACCCTGTCGGGCAACACCGTGCGCTTTCTGGAGCGCGGTGCGCTGGACACGGCCAGCACCAACCTGAGCACCATGAATGAACTGATCGACCGCATGGGGCGTATCACCGCCAGCCTGCGCTCCTTCGCTCGGCGTGGCGACGACAAGGGTCAGGCCAGCCTGGGCAAGGCCCTGGACGGTGCGCTGCAGGTGCTGGCCAGCCGCATCGAGGCCAGCCACCTGAGCGTGCAACGCACCTGCGCCGAGCTGCAACTGGCCATCGACCAGACCCGTCTCGAGCAGATTCTGGTCAACCTGATCGGCAACGCGCTGGATGCCACCGCCGGCGCATCGGAACCGACGCTGTGGCTGGACGGCCGCATGGAGGGTGAGCGCTACGCCCTGCGCGTGCGCGACAACGGCCACGGCATCGATGTCGAGACCCGCAAGCACCTGTTCGAACCGTTCTTCACCACCAAGCCCGGCGATCACGGCCTGGGCCTTGGCCTGACCCTGTCGGCCAGCCTGGCGGCCGCCGCCGGTGGCAACCTGGCCGTCGAGCACCCGGCCGACGGTGGCACCACTTTCATTCTCAGCCTGCCGCTTGCGGCAGCGTCGCCCAGCGAGTCGCCATGA
- a CDS encoding amino acid ABC transporter ATP-binding protein, which produces MISIKNINKWYGDFQVLTDCSTEVKKGEVVVVCGPSGSGKSTLIKCVNALEPFQKGDIVVDGTSIADPKTNLPKLRSRVGMVFQHFELFPHLTITENLTIAQIKVLGRSKEEATKKGLQLLERVGLSAHAHKHPGQLSGGQQQRVAIARALAMDPVVMLFDEPTSALDPEMVNEVLDVMVQLAHEGMTMMCVTHEMGFARKVANRVIFMDQGQIVEDCPKEEFFGDVSARSDRAQQFLAKILQH; this is translated from the coding sequence ATGATCTCCATCAAGAACATCAACAAGTGGTATGGCGACTTCCAGGTGCTCACCGATTGCAGCACCGAGGTCAAGAAAGGCGAAGTGGTCGTGGTGTGCGGGCCCTCGGGTTCGGGCAAGTCGACCCTGATCAAGTGCGTGAATGCCCTGGAGCCTTTCCAGAAGGGCGACATCGTGGTCGACGGCACCTCCATTGCCGACCCCAAGACCAACCTGCCCAAGCTGCGCTCGCGAGTGGGCATGGTGTTCCAGCATTTCGAGCTGTTTCCGCACCTGACCATCACCGAAAACCTGACTATCGCGCAGATCAAGGTGCTGGGCCGCAGCAAGGAAGAAGCCACGAAAAAGGGCCTGCAACTGCTCGAACGCGTCGGCTTGTCGGCCCACGCGCACAAGCACCCCGGCCAACTGTCCGGTGGCCAGCAGCAGCGTGTGGCGATCGCCCGTGCGCTGGCGATGGATCCGGTAGTCATGCTGTTCGACGAGCCGACTTCGGCGCTCGACCCGGAAATGGTCAACGAAGTGCTCGACGTGATGGTGCAACTGGCCCACGAAGGCATGACCATGATGTGCGTGACCCACGAGATGGGCTTCGCGCGCAAGGTTGCCAACCGGGTGATCTTCATGGACCAGGGACAGATCGTCGAAGACTGCCCCAAGGAAGAGTTCTTCGGCGATGTCAGCGCGCGCTCCGACCGCGCCCAGCAATTCCTCGCCAAGATCCTGCAGCACTGA
- a CDS encoding amino acid ABC transporter permease produces the protein MMDFSGIVPALPGMWNGMVMTLQLMVLGVIGGIALGTVLALMRLSSNKLLSRFAGAYVNYFRSIPLLLVITWFYLAVPFVLRWITGEDTPVGAFTSCLVAFMMFEAAYFCEIVRAGVQSISKGQMGAAQALGMNYGQTMRLIILPQAFRKMTPLLLQQSIILFQDTSLVYTVGLVDFLNSARASGDIIGRANEFLIFAGVVYFVISFSASLLVKRLQKRLAV, from the coding sequence ATGATGGACTTCAGTGGAATCGTTCCGGCCCTGCCGGGCATGTGGAACGGCATGGTCATGACCCTGCAGCTGATGGTGCTGGGCGTCATCGGCGGCATCGCGCTGGGCACCGTGCTGGCGCTGATGCGCCTGTCGTCGAACAAGCTGCTGTCGCGCTTCGCCGGTGCCTACGTCAACTACTTCCGTTCCATCCCGTTGCTGCTGGTGATCACCTGGTTCTACCTGGCGGTGCCCTTCGTGCTGCGCTGGATCACCGGCGAAGACACCCCCGTGGGCGCCTTCACCTCGTGCCTGGTGGCCTTCATGATGTTCGAGGCGGCGTACTTCTGCGAAATCGTGCGCGCCGGCGTGCAGTCCATTTCCAAGGGCCAGATGGGCGCCGCGCAAGCCCTGGGCATGAACTACGGCCAGACCATGCGCCTGATCATCCTGCCCCAGGCGTTCCGCAAGATGACCCCGCTGCTGCTGCAGCAAAGCATCATCCTGTTCCAGGACACCTCGCTGGTCTACACCGTCGGCCTGGTGGACTTCCTCAACTCGGCGCGTGCCAGCGGCGACATCATCGGTCGGGCCAACGAGTTCCTGATCTTCGCCGGCGTGGTGTACTTCGTCATCAGTTTCAGCGCCTCCCTTCTGGTCAAGCGTCTGCAAAAAAGGTTAGCCGTATGA
- a CDS encoding amino acid ABC transporter permease yields the protein MNYNWDWSVFFKSTGVGSEIYLDWYISGLGWTIAIAVVAWIIALLLGSVLGVMRTVPSRWVSGIATCYVELFRNVPLLVQLFIWYFLVPDLLPEGMQEWYKQDLNPTTSAFLSVVVCLGLFTAARVCEQVRTGIQALPRGQESAARAMGFSLSQIYWNVLLPQAYRIIIPPLTSEFLNVFKNSSVASLIGLMELLAQTKQTAEFSANLFEAFTLATLIYFTLNMSLMLLMRMFERKLAVPGLISLGGK from the coding sequence ATGAATTACAACTGGGACTGGAGCGTCTTCTTCAAGTCCACTGGCGTCGGCAGCGAGATCTACCTGGATTGGTACATCTCCGGCCTGGGCTGGACCATCGCCATTGCCGTGGTCGCCTGGATCATCGCCCTGCTGCTGGGCTCCGTGCTGGGTGTCATGCGCACCGTACCGAGCCGCTGGGTCTCGGGTATCGCGACCTGCTACGTCGAGCTGTTCCGCAATGTGCCGCTGCTGGTGCAGCTGTTCATCTGGTATTTCCTGGTACCCGACCTGCTGCCCGAAGGGATGCAGGAGTGGTACAAGCAGGACCTCAATCCGACCACCTCGGCGTTCCTGAGCGTGGTGGTCTGCCTGGGCCTGTTCACCGCCGCACGGGTCTGCGAGCAGGTGCGTACCGGTATCCAGGCACTGCCGCGCGGCCAGGAATCGGCCGCCCGGGCGATGGGTTTCAGCCTGTCGCAGATCTACTGGAACGTGCTGCTGCCCCAGGCCTACCGCATCATCATTCCGCCGCTCACCTCCGAGTTCCTCAACGTGTTCAAGAACTCGTCGGTGGCCTCGTTGATCGGCCTGATGGAGCTGCTGGCGCAAACCAAGCAGACCGCGGAGTTCTCGGCCAATCTGTTCGAGGCGTTCACCCTGGCCACGCTGATCTACTTCACCCTGAACATGAGCCTGATGCTGTTGATGCGCATGTTCGAGCGCAAGCTCGCCGTGCCTGGGCTGATCTCCCTGGGAGGTAAATGA
- a CDS encoding glutamate/aspartate ABC transporter substrate-binding protein, giving the protein MRIVPKLLSAAIAAALISTPALAAELTGTLKKIKDSGTITLGHRDASIPFSYIADASGKPVGYSHDIQLKVVEALKKDLDMPDLKVKYNLVTSQTRIPLVQNGTIDLECGSTTNNAERAQQVDFSVGIFEIGTRLLSKKDSSYKDFDDLKGKNVVTTAGTTSERILKSMNADKQMGMNIVSAKDHGESFQMLESGRAVAFMMDDALLAGEMAKAKKPTDWEVTGTPQSYEIYGCMVRKGDEPFKKAVDDAIKATYASGDINGIYDKWFNQPIPPKGLNLGFPMSDELKALIANPNDKPAPDKKS; this is encoded by the coding sequence ATGCGTATCGTTCCAAAACTCCTGAGCGCCGCCATTGCCGCCGCGCTGATCAGTACTCCAGCATTGGCCGCCGAACTCACCGGCACCCTGAAGAAAATCAAGGATTCGGGCACCATCACCCTCGGTCACCGTGACGCCTCCATCCCCTTCTCGTACATCGCCGATGCGTCCGGCAAGCCGGTCGGCTACTCGCACGACATCCAGCTCAAGGTGGTCGAGGCCCTGAAAAAGGACCTCGACATGCCCGACCTGAAGGTGAAATACAACCTGGTGACCTCGCAGACCCGTATCCCACTGGTGCAGAACGGCACCATCGACCTGGAATGCGGCTCCACCACCAACAACGCCGAACGCGCCCAGCAAGTCGACTTTTCCGTTGGCATCTTCGAGATCGGCACCCGTCTGCTGAGCAAGAAAGATTCGTCCTACAAGGATTTCGACGACCTGAAAGGCAAGAACGTCGTCACCACCGCCGGCACCACCTCCGAGCGCATCCTCAAGTCGATGAACGCCGACAAGCAGATGGGCATGAACATCGTTTCGGCCAAGGACCACGGCGAGTCGTTCCAGATGCTCGAGTCGGGCCGCGCTGTGGCGTTCATGATGGACGACGCCCTGCTCGCCGGCGAAATGGCCAAGGCCAAGAAGCCGACCGACTGGGAAGTCACTGGCACCCCGCAGTCCTATGAAATCTATGGCTGCATGGTGCGCAAGGGCGACGAGCCGTTCAAGAAAGCGGTCGACGACGCCATCAAGGCCACCTATGCCTCCGGCGACATCAACGGCATCTACGACAAGTGGTTCAACCAGCCAATCCCGCCAAAGGGCCTTAACCTGGGCTTCCCCATGAGCGACGAGCTCAAGGCACTGATCGCCAACCCCAACGACAAGCCGGCTCCCGACAAGAAGTCGTAA